AGATTTCGGAGAGAACAAGATTAGAAAGCGGCGGAGTCCGACGGCACGGCCCTAGGCCTCCTTCGTCTCCTCGCGATCGTCCTCATGGCGCTCTCCGGCGCGCGCCCGCGTCTGCACCTTGCGCTTGGCCAGGTTGGCGCGCATCGCCTTCGCCAGACGCTGCGCCCGATCGGCCTTCTCGGTCCGGGTCTTCTCGCTGAAAGCCGGCTGGTCGTCCGTCACGAAACGCCCTCTCCGCTTGCGTCGTGTTCCCGCCTGTGGCAGAAGCGGCCTCGTCCTCGGGCCGCCATAGCTCAGGGGTAGAGCACACCCTTGGTAAGGGTGGGGTCGCAAGTTCAATTCTTGCTGGCGGCACCATTGAACTCTAGGAGATCAGCCTAGAGTGGACAAGCGGGTCGGCACGCAACTGGCACGCAGAGACGTTGAAATGATGGGATCGCCCGGCGCGCTGGCACGCAGCCGGGCGGTTTCGTTTTCGACCTCGGCTAGCCATTTGGCGACCGTGTCGACAGCGCTGCTCAGGTACTCATCGCGATAGATCCTTCGCTTGGTGTAATGGTCGGTGCTCTTGTCCGCACGCGGACGGGCGAACCAATCGAGCACTTCGGATTCAGGCACAAACTGCTCATCGAATAGCGTGTGCAGCGTGTGCCGGAAGGTCGTGGGCACAACGTCCTCGCCGAGCCGTGCCGCCTCCCTGGCCTCGCGCCATTGAATGCCCAACGCCTTCTTGCCGCGACCGACAAGCCGGTCCTTAGATGCCGTGAGCCAGGGTGCGAGTTGCGGTGCGATCCGAACAACCGGCCGGCGCTTCTTGGTCTCTCTGCGCCCAGGTACACGGAAGTCGATCAGGCCCCGTTCGCGGTCGATCTGAAACGGTGACAGCTCGAGGATAGCCTCGGTACGTGCGCCCGTAGCGGCCGCGATCATGATGAAGCGACGCAGCCATTCCGGCTCAGCCACCATGAGCAGCCTTGCCGTCTCCTCCGCGGTGATGATGCGCTCGCGCGCCCGGCCCTCATCAAAGGCCGTCACCGGCACGTAGGGGATCGCCGCGACCTCCCCTCGTTTGCGCACCCAATTCAGCGCCGAGCGGACGTCGGTCATGATGCGGCGCACGTAGCCGGTCGCGGCGCCGGCCCTGACAAGAGTCCGCCCCCAGTCCTCGAGCATTCCCGGCGTGAGCTCGGCGAGCACGATCGCGCCGAAATGGTCCTCTGCCAGCCGTAGCGATCGGGCGATCTGCTCATTGCTGCGAACGGTGGTGGCGCGCTGTGCCTTGTAGCGGGCGAAGACGGTGGCAAGGTCAATGTCCTGTGGCCGCTCATTATGCAGACGGACATTGATCACGTACCACTCGGCAAAGAGGCCCTGCGCTTCGTCAAAATCGTCCGTGCCAAGAGAATCCCGGACGGTTTGCCGAGTGGCGCGGTCGTAGTGGGTGACGTGCCAGAATGGCCGTCCTGGACGCTTGGAAAGCCAATAGTCGCCGATTTGCCCGTTGTGGTCGCGACGCCTTCGCATTCGACGCTATTCCTCGCGATGTAGTCGGAGATGTGGTGCGGCAGGTATCGGTACTTCTGGCCGCACACCATCGTGTAGCCGATCAGGCCGGCGCGTCGCTTCCTCTGAAGGGTCTTCACCGCCATACCCAGCATGGCAGCGGCCTCGTGCTCAGGGATCAGTTGCGGGATCGGCGTGACCGTCATGCTCTCTCCTGGTGGGCAGGGGGCAACTTGGCCGGCAACCCCCTGCCCTGCAGATGACCGCGCGACTGGACGTGGGATCGCGCAATCGACGCCTTCGGTACGTCTCGGGCCGGAATTTCACCGGCCCCTTCCCGCCGTCGCCCGGGGTCTCGTTCGGCTACGGGCAGAGGCGGACGCGACCCGTGCTCGACGGGTTCGCGGCGGCCGCAGCAGCCCTGCCGATTTCCATGTTTCCGGACGCGGTCGAGGTCGTGATCTTGTTCGTGTCGTCCCAATAGACCTTCTGGCCGACGGTCCAGGCCTGTCCCATTACCTTCCGAAGGTCGAACACGCCCTCCAGCGCGCCCTCGACGGTCTGGCCGCTAAGAGCGTCGGTCGAGGCGACGGCGAAGAGGTCGCCGACTTTGAGGCCCCGGCCGGACAAGACATCGTAGGGCGCCGGCAGGGGAAGAACGTTGCCGATCTGGACGAAGTTTTTCATGGTCAGTTCTCCACCGCCGGGACCTTGTACCAGCCGCGCCAATCGGCCCAGCCGCAGCCAAAGTCGAGGCGGATGCGATAGCGGAAGCCGTCGTAATCGAGCGGCGCGTCGGAGCGGAACTCCGGCCCCGGCTGACTGCCGAGATAGGAGTATTCCAGGCCCTCGGCCTGCGGGAACGGCGCGATCAGATACCAGTCGCCCTCGGTCAACCGCGGCTCGACGATCACCTGCAGGTAGCTGAACGGGTTGACGTGCTCGGACTGTCCCGGCGTCAGCGCCGCGGTGAGCTGCTGAGCGACCGTCTCGTTCGACGGATCGATGAGCAGGATCTTCGGCCGGATGTTGATCGGCGTCTTGCCGTCGACGTCGACCTGTCGGCGCATGGCGAGACGTGCATTGCTCAGATTCTCGACCGTGAGAGCACCCGGCTCGCCGAGGTTGTTGTGATCGGCATGGAATAGGGTCTTGCCGTCGTAGATCACCGGGTTGTCGTTCAGCATCTTGGCGAGCTTGTCGGCCTCGAACCGACGGATGACGCGTCCTTGATCCTGGCCGATGCGCTCCAGCGCCCGCACGCCGCCATTGAAGAGCAACTGCCGGCTGACACTCAGAATGTTGCCGTAGGTGTGCAGCTTGTAGATCGTGCCGCCTTCCTCGACGAACGAGCCGTACTTGAACTCGCCGTTCTCGTTGACCTCCTCGAGGGTCGAACGGCCGCCGACGGCGACGCGGTTGACGCCCTTGAAGTCCGGCGTCAGCACTCGCTTGGCGAGACCGTACTGAAGCGGCGACGGCTCCTCGTCGTAGGAGTTGCGCAGGAAGATGTTGGTCGCCTCCTGCACCACAAGCGGGAAGTCGCTCGTGGTATTCATCGCCATGCTGATCGCCGGGCCGTTCTGCAGGCCAGCCGTAAAGCGACCCACGCGCTGCAGGCAGTCCTTAGCGGTATCCTCCAGGGTGCTCGGCAAATGGGCGACGTAAGCGGGCGGCTCCGCATGCGGCAGTGTCGTGTAGGCCAACTTCAGCGCCATGCAGAAGGCGCGATGGTTGGGATCGTCCTGCGAAAGCTGCGCATTGCTCAGGATCGACGAGACGTTCTCGCCCGGCCAGTACTGAGGTCCGCCCTGCGGCGTGTTCATCGAAGGTTCCACAAGCTTCTCCTGCTCATGATGTCGTCCAGGCAGAGGAAGCGGAACCGGCCACCGCTTCGTAAGGTGCGCACGTCGATCACAGCCCCTTGCTGTAGGCGACGTTCAGGTTGACGACGCGTCGATGCTGGATGCCGAGCACGTCGGCCTCCATGATCCGAAGCAACGACAGCATGTCGTTGAGGCTGCGGTAGGTGATGCGGCGTCCTTCGTACTCGACGGTCATCGCGCCTGTGGCGATGGCCTGCCGCAACGCGATCAGCTGAGCTTCGGTGTAGTTGCTCATGGCCATTCCTTCCGGCCGCTGACGAACGGACCAAGCCGCGTGAACGGGGTACGGTTGACCGTCTTGGGGTCGAGATGCGCCTTGGCGTCGTCGTGCGACCAGCCCGCGTCGCGCAGCTCGTAGTAGCGACGGCGATAGGCCTGCAGCGGTGTCTCGATGCTGCTCATGATCTCGTGCACCGCGGCCTGATCCTCACTCGCCCGTCTGGCCGCGGCTGCTGTAAGCTTTTTCCGCGATGGCATGGAAGGTGTCCGCGCTGGGGTTTTGACGGCGTCGAATTTCGGCGACCTCCGCTTCGAAGGCCATGGTTTCGGCCGGCAGATGCGCCAGGCACCGCTCGCGCATCTCTATCCAGATCTTTTCCGGGTTGATGTGCATCTCGACGCGGCGAAGGTTGCCGACAGCAGCCCAATGACCATCGTCGGTGAGGGACAGGACGAAGCTGCTACCTTCGAAGAAGGCGCCGAGAAGGCTGTGTGAGCCGAGCGCACGAACAGCGATCGTCGACGCAAGACCCGTATCCTCGACGAAGGCGCGAATGCCAGCGAGCGTGAAGACGTTCGAGAAGCTGAATGACCAGGCTTGCCCCCGCCCCGGCCGCTCTCCGTAGAAGAGGCGATCGCGGTGCAGCCAATTGTTGAGCTGGGGAACCGACAAGCCCGCAAGGGCAGCCGCTGCGGCTTGGCCGAACATCATTTCATCAAGGCGTGCGTTCATCAGCGGCTCCTATGCTCCTTCATGGGTGAAGGATGCACGAACCCACCTGCTCCGTCAAGTATGATGCTTCATATACGAAGAAGGCCGGCTCTCGCGAACCGGCCCCCGTCTCGGACTGTGGCGCGTTGGTCAGGTGCTCGGCGCGGCCGTCATCTCCCTCGCCTGCTGAAGCGCCTCGGTTGCCGTATGCAGATGCTGGAGCACCTCGTCTACGACGCCGAGCAACGCCTTCAGGTCGCCCCCCTCAAGTTGCCCCAGTTCCTTCGCTCCAAGCAAAGCAAGCCAAGCGATGCGGGCCAATCCATCTGCATCGCAAATGTCCTTCTCAACATGGCCGAGTTTGGCGTGGATCGTCGTGAGGTCCTCGGTCATCACGCGGCCTCCTTCCACCAGCGCGTGCCCTCAACGATACGGTCGTAGAAGGCCTTCAGCGTGTCGACATGCCTGGAAGCGTCCAGTGAGACAGCGCGAACAGCCTCACCTTCGGTCACCGACAAATCCTCGGCTCGAGAGAGGACTGCGACGGCCATCAGATGCGCCAATGCTTCGCGAAAGCTGTCCTCGAACTCGAAAACGTAGTGCGCCAGGTCGGCAGGTGACGTGCGGCACACCTGCTCAGCGGCGGCAGGCGTGATAGGGTCGTGCGTAGCCTTGGTCATGAGAACCGCCTCATGCTGGGGTTAGGCCCGGTGTGAGAGTTGGCGCTCCCCCACCGGGCCGCTTGCTTTGTGCGCAATTCATCGTTACGCTTCGTGTATTGCATCGGTCAAGCAGAAAACAATACATGCGCGAGCGGAAGAAAGCGGCTCTGTTGAGCCTTCGGATCGAATCAGCACTGAAGGAGGCCGCTGAGAAGGCGGCGCGCGCAGAACGACGATCGCTAACGGCCATGATCGAGAAACTGATCGAGGATCACGTCCGCGCGCAAGGCATCGAGATCGAATCCCAGAGCCAGCCATGAACGAACAGTCTGATGCCGAGATCCCTCCAAATAGCACTTGGCGCGACCCGGCAGATATAATTGTCGCGTGGGTTCACGTCGGCAGCGCGCTTAGAACCGTCGAGACAATCGAGCACAACGGGGTACTTTGGCTTGTTCCCGAATGGATCGAGTATACTGCGGACGGGTGCATGCGGCCTCTTCGGATAATTTCGTTGGAATCCATTTGGCACGACTATACCCCCAAAGGCGCGA
Above is a genomic segment from Geminicoccaceae bacterium SCSIO 64248 containing:
- a CDS encoding helix-turn-helix domain-containing protein; translated protein: MTVTPIPQLIPEHEAAAMLGMAVKTLQRKRRAGLIGYTMVCGQKYRYLPHHISDYIARNSVECEGVATTTGKSATIGFPSVQDGHSGTSPTTTAPLGKPSGILLARTILTKRRASLPSGT
- a CDS encoding DUF2190 family protein — encoded protein: MKNFVQIGNVLPLPAPYDVLSGRGLKVGDLFAVASTDALSGQTVEGALEGVFDLRKVMGQAWTVGQKVYWDDTNKITTSTASGNMEIGRAAAAAANPSSTGRVRLCP
- a CDS encoding Mu-like prophage major head subunit gpT family protein codes for the protein MNTPQGGPQYWPGENVSSILSNAQLSQDDPNHRAFCMALKLAYTTLPHAEPPAYVAHLPSTLEDTAKDCLQRVGRFTAGLQNGPAISMAMNTTSDFPLVVQEATNIFLRNSYDEEPSPLQYGLAKRVLTPDFKGVNRVAVGGRSTLEEVNENGEFKYGSFVEEGGTIYKLHTYGNILSVSRQLLFNGGVRALERIGQDQGRVIRRFEADKLAKMLNDNPVIYDGKTLFHADHNNLGEPGALTVENLSNARLAMRRQVDVDGKTPINIRPKILLIDPSNETVAQQLTAALTPGQSEHVNPFSYLQVIVEPRLTEGDWYLIAPFPQAEGLEYSYLGSQPGPEFRSDAPLDYDGFRYRIRLDFGCGWADWRGWYKVPAVEN